The following DNA comes from Deltaproteobacteria bacterium.
ACGGCGAAGGGCTGGTCGAGATTGCGTCGTGGAAACCGGGGACACGCATCGCGAGGCGCGCAGCATGTCCCCGGCTAAGCGCTTAGGCATCGCTCGTCGAAAAAGCGGTCCCATCGCAAATGGCTTGGGCCAAATAAACGTGGACATGCGCGTCCCTTGACGGCTAGAATGCGGCGGCGTGCGCAGGGGAGCACGCGCCTTGGACTTCCCAGACAAAAGGAGCCGGCCATGAAAGGCGACGAACAGGTCATTGACGCGCTCAATCACGCGTTGCGTTCCGAGGTCACCGCGATCCTCCAGTATTTCCTGCACGCCGAGATGTGCTCCGACTGGGGTTACACCAAGCTGGCGGCGTTCGTGAAAAAGAGCTCGATCGAGGAGATGATTCACGCCGAGAAGCTGATCGAGCGGATCCTGTTTCTCGAAGGTCACCCCGCGATGGCGCCGATGGCCCCCGTGAATGTCGGACGCACCGTGCCGGAGCAGTTCAAGAACGATCTCGCGCTCGAACACGAGGCCGTGAAGACTTACAACGGCTACGTCAAGCTGTGCTCGGACAAGGGCGACAACGTGTCGCGCGACCTTTTCCTGCAGCTCGTCACCGACGAGGAGCGGCACGTCGATTTCCTCGAGACGCAGCTCTCGATGGTCGACCAACTCGGTCTGCCGAACTATCTCGTGCTCCAGTCGACCCCGGCGGGCGCCGCGGGCGCGGCCGACGCGGGCGGCGGCGGAGCGTAAGCTTTATCGGATCGGCGGTTGCCGACGGATCGCAGTTTTTCGTATCATGTCGGGGCGAGGTCGAGCGGATCGATCGGTGCGCTTGACCGCGCCAGGCGCCACTCGAACGCGGAGATGGGTTCCGAATGGCGACGAAACAATCGAAGCCGAAGCCCGATATCGATCTGACGATCAGCGTCTTGATCTACGACGAGGACGGCTATCGCGTGGCGCACGGGCTGGAAATGAATCTGAAAGGCCGCGGCGAAACGGATCGGGAAGCCTTGGCCGAACTCGTTGGACTGGTGAAGGCGCAGGTGGCGTTTGCGCTGCGTCGGAACGAGCCGGACCTGATCTATCGGCCGGCGCCGAAGACGTATTTTCGTCGATTTCGCGAGGCGCGCGAGCGGGCTCTCCGGTCGTTTCCCCGTCGGACCAAACTCGAATGGAAGAATGCCGTGTCGAGCTATCTCCCGCTCGGCGCTTCCTCTCGAAACGAACTGCGCGCATAGAATTCCCGTCGCATGTCGAGAGTCCTGAAATTCCGCGAACTCATCAGGATTCTGAAAAAGCACGATCCGCGTTTCGAGATCTGGTCCGGGCGCGGAAAAGGCAGCCATCGCATGCTCTATCACCCGGACATCGACGGTCGCGCCGAGTCGTTTCCCATTGTGTTTCACGGCGCCAACAACGATTTGAAACCTTACATCGTCAAGGACGTCATCGAACGGTTCCGCCTGCCGAAGGACCTGTTCGACTGACGGCCGCCTTCCGTGGTCGGTCGGATTGGCCGTCTTCCATTTGACAAGGCCGCGCGCCGATGATTGCGTGACGCGGATTTCGGACAGGGCATGAGCGCGCGACAGACGAAAAAGCTGCCGAACTACTACGAGGTTCTGAACGTCGGCTCCGACGCGACCGCGGCCGAGGTGAAGGATGCGTTTCACCGTCTCGCGCTCGAATTGCATCCCGACGTGAACGACGATCCGGCCGATCACGAGCGCTTCCGTCTCGCGAACGAAGCGTATCGCGTGCTCTCGGACCCCACCCAGCGTAAGACCTACGACACGATGCGGCTGCTGGATCTCGGCCTGCCGATCGGGCGGCTCAAGGAGTGGTTCGACGACCCGATCCGAATGCAGGGCGCCCTCAACAAGATCGCGACCGTGCTCGCGGTCGCCTCGGGGCTTTTTCGCCCCAAGCGCGGGCGCGACGGGCGCGACCTCACGATTCCCGCGTCGATCGGTCACGCCGATTCGTACGCGGGATGCGAGCGAGCGTTCGATTACGGCCGCGAGGCCGACTGCGACGCGTGCAAGGGGACAGGGTTCGAGTCGATCTCGACGTGCGCCCATTGCGACGGCGTCGGGCGGCTTCGCTCGGATTATTTCCCGCTCGTCGCCAAACGCTGCCCGCGCTGCGAAACCCGCGGATGGATCGGCGAGACGCGCTGCGCCGCGTGCGAGGGCAAGGGGCGCGTGACCGGCGCACACCGCGTAAAAGTGCGCATGCCCGCCGGCGTGACCGACGGATACCGGCTGCGCGTGACGGGACACGGCGAGGCGGGATCGCGCGGCGGCAAGGACGGCGATCTGATCGTGCTCGTCTCGGTCGAATCGCGGTCCGATGGACGTCGGCAGGGCAACGACTGGACGGTCGATCACGCGGTGGACTTCGCCACGGCGGCGCTGGGGGGCGTGACGCACGTGCCGCTGCCGGTGGGGACGCTGGCGCTGCGCATTCCCGCGGGATCGTGGGATGGACGTCGGCTGCGCGCCCCCGGGCGCGGGTTCCCCGACGTGCGCGGCGGCGAAGCGGGAGACGTCTTCGTCACGCTGCGCATCCGGGAGGATACACCTGGGGACGAGGCTCGGCGCGTCCTGATCGACGAATATCTGCGGACCGTGCGCAGCGAATCGACCGCTCCCGCGGGCGAGTTTCGAGGAGCGCTGGAGAGACACTTTGGAATCCGGTAAAGCCCGCCCGGCGCGGCGCACCGTCGCGTTCGTGGGGCTCGTCGCGCTCGCGTTCGCGTTGGCGGGCTGCGCGACGGTTCCCACCAAACCCTCGATGACCGACGAGCAGGTCAACGAGATTTTTCAGAAGGCCGAGGCGTATTACCGCAATCATTTTTACGACAAGGCGCTCGTGCTTTTCGTGCAGGCGTACGAGGCCGACCCCAAGGGCGGCTTCGCGGACAACGCGCTCTACAAGATCGCCGGCACGCATATGCGTCGGAGCGAACCCGAAAAGGCGGTCGTCTATTTCGCGCAGTTGCAGTCGGATTTTCCGACGAGTCCCTACGCCGAGGAGGCGCTCTACAACCTGGGCTACTGCTACTTTCAGATGGGCGACGCCCAACGCGCCTTCGACACGTACAAGCTCTACCTCGCGCGCAACTCGGCGCGGAACAAGAACCGCGCCCGCGCGTTGGCGGCGCAGTCGCTGGTGAAGCTGGGCCGCGCCGAAGAGGCGATCGGCTACTGGGCGACGGCGGCGCAGTCGGAAACGGACGCGGGACAGGTCGTCGAGATCCTGCAGCAGGTCAAGGATACGGTGGACCGCGAGATCCCCGGCGACCGGCTCGCTCAAGTGGTGGGTGACGCGCCCGAGGGCGTCGTGCGCGACTACCTGCGTTATCGGGCCGGGCAGGACGCGGCGTCGGCGGGCCGGACCGACGAGGCGCGGACGATGCTCGGGGCGATCGACTTTCGCCGCGCGAAGTACCGTTTTTATCAGCAGGCGCGCGACGCGCAGGCGGCGCTCGGCCGTGCGTCGGGATCGAAGCCGAGCGTCACGGTGGTCGCACCCGAGGGCGGCGCGCGTGACCCGAACATGCCGCGTCCGTCGTCGGACAAACTCGTCATCGGCGTGGTGCTGCCGCTCTCGGGGCCGCTGTCGATCTACGGCGATCAGGCGTTGCACGGCATCCTCGTCGGCGTGGAACGCTTCGGCGATTCTCCGGGCGTGCCGCGCATCGAGGTCGTGATCCGCGACAGCGAGGGTGACGGCGAGACGGCGGCGAGACGCGTGGCCGAGCTCGCCGCGGATTCGCGTGTCGTGGCGGTGATCGGCGCGTTGCTCGTGAAAGAGGCCGAAGCCACCGCGTCCGCGGCCGAGGAGCATGAGATCCCGCTGATTGCCCTGTCGCGCAAGGAAGATCTGCTCGCCGACAAGGCGTGGGTGGTGCGCAACGCGGTGACCTTCGCCGATCAGGCGCGCGCGCTGATCCGCTACGCGAAGACATATCAGGGCGCGGGCAGCTTCGGCGTCATGCACCCGGAAAGCGAGTTCGGCCAGGCGTTCGCCGATGCGTTCGAACAGGCGCTGGCCGAGGAAGACCTCGGGTCCGTCGTCACGACGTCGTACCCGGAGAACACGACCGACTGGCGGGCGCAGGCCCGGCGCGTGCTGGGCGCGAAACCCGACGCCCTGTTCATTCCCGACAATGCGGATCGCGTCGCCCTGCTCGCGCCGCAGCTCGTGTACTTCGGCGTCAAGGACATCACGTTGCTCGGTCCCTCGTCCTGGAATCAGGACGATCTGGCGAAAAAGGCCGGAGCGTACCTGCGTCGCGCGGCGATCGCCGACGGGTTCTTCGCCCGGGCGGCCGACGCGAACGTGCAGAACTTCGTTGGGATGTACGCCGACAAATTCGCCGAAACCCCGACGCTGCTCTCGGCGCTCGGCTACGACAGCGTTGGGCTCGTCGCGCGGGTCGCGGCGTCGGGAAGCACGGACAATCGAGCCGCGCTGCGACGCGGCTTGTCGCTCATCCACGCCTGGTCGGGCGCGACGGGCGACACATCCATCAACGCCGCCGGCGAGTGCCGCAAGTCGCTCTACATCCTGCGCGTCGGCGACGACGCGATCGAAGAGATGTACTGACCGTCGGCTCTTACCCCGTTCGCCGCGACGCGGTATGGTGAAGTCGCCGGAAAATCCTGTGTTCGTCCGCGTCGAGACCTGACGGAGTTTCGATGGATCGTCCGCCCGCCCATGCTGACAGGAGCCCTCGCGATTCGGCGCGCCTGCGCGAGCTTCGCATGCGGGCCCGGCGGATCGGGTGGCGCGCCAAGCTGGCGATCTTTTTCGGGAGCCTGCTCGTTTCGCTGGTGCTGGCCGAACTCGGCCTGCGTTTCACGTCGAAGCTGTATTTTCAGTCCGAATACGGTCTCGACGGCCCGCACGTGTACGGCGAGGAACACGCGAAGGACGTACGAACGGTGCTTTGCGTCGGCGATTCGTTCACGTGGGGCGGCGCGGGTAGCGCGGGCGAAACCTACCCCGCGTATCTCGAGAAGATTCTCAATGCGGCGGGCGGGCCGACGCGCTGGCGCGTCATCAATCGCGGGATCTGCGAGTCCAACACCTCGCGCCACCGCCAGGAGATCGAGGGCTGGCTGCGCGAGTACAAACCGGACGTGGTGGTTCTGCTCGCCGGTTCGGCCAACCGGTTCAACCCGTGGGACTACGACCTCTGGGCCGATCACAGCGCGTCGCATGCCCTGGCGAGCTGGTTCGCGCACCTGCGCGTCGTCAAGGTCGCGCGAATCCTCTATCTCAACGGATTCGGGCAGTCGTTCGCCGAGGCGATCTTTCCCGCCGCGGACCGCTTCGCATTCTGGGGGATGCAACGGGAAAAGTGGCGAAAGAACGCGGAAAATGAAGCCCCCGGGCCGCTGCGCGATTTGTGGCGCGCGGAGGCCGCCGGCCGGCGCACGGATGCGGTCGAAATCGGACGCGCGGCGATCGACCGTGGCGAAGCCGATGATGCCGTTTATGCTTCCGTCGCGTGGCTGCTGACGGAAGACGGCGACGACGAGTCCGCTGCCCGGCTCGCGGCCGAGGCGCGCGAGCGGTTTCCGAATTCCGAAGTCGTTCGAAATTTTCAGGCGGCCTATGCCGGGCGGCGGTGCGAACAACTGCTTTTGCGCCGCGGCGCGTATGACGACGGTGTCGGCGCCTGCCTCGACGCGATGGACCTCGTCCCGACCGCTTTTCCGATCTACTACGGGGTCACCAAGTATTTCGACCGCCAGAGCCGATTCACGGCGCAAATGGTGCATGATCGCCTTGTCGCCGTGGCCCGGACGAATCCGGCGGTGCTCGACTACGGCTGGTATCACGATTACCTTGCGATCTTTCGGGACAAGGAAACGTGGGAGGCCGGGGTCCGCGACTGGATGTGGGACGATTTGAACGAAATCGCCGGAATATGCGCCGGACACCATGTTTCGTTGACCGTTCTGAATTATCCTATCGACTACCCGCTGGCGAACCGAACGCTTCGGGAGTTGTCGGATCGGCATGGACTCGCGTTCGTGGATCTGTTCTCGACGTTCTCGGGCTTGTCCCCCCGGGAACGATATCTGCTCGATGACGACCACTGTACGTCCGAAGGCCATCGGGTGATGGCCGAGGCCGTGGCCGCCGCGTTGACGGGGAGGCAATGAGCATGGACGACCGGCCCGAAACCAAGCCCGATACAGCCGCGCCGACCGACGCGGACGGACGCGAGCTGCCGAAGTTCACGTCGAATCGGGATCTGCTGCTGTTCCTGTTCCTGATGATCCGGGAGAACAAGAAGTGGTGGCTGTTGCCCCTGCTCTTCGTGCTCTCGATCCTGTCGATGTTCGTCAGTCTCACCGGCAACGCGTCGATCCTTCCGGCGATCTACGCGCTTTTCTAGTCGGAGGACGGCGTGGTTCAAGCCGGTTTCGACACGCGCGCGCCAAACACCCGGGAGCGGGTGCTCCTCGTACGCACGTACGAATCGCTCAAGGGGGGCGGACCCACACCCCCGATCGGTCTGGCGTATCTCGCATCGTCGGTCGAGCGGCAATTCGGTTCGGATGTGGACGTTCGTGTCATCGACTCCGGTCTTCTCGGCGCCGACGACGCGAAGCGCGTGATCGCCGAATTCGCGCCGCGCTGGGTCGGGCTGTCGGGCATGAGCTGCGAGATCGAGCGGATGCGTTGGTTCGCCCGCGCCGCGAAGGAACTCGCCCCGGGCGCAATCGTGATCGCCGGCGGACCGCACGCCACCATCGCGTGGGAGTCGCTCCTGCGGGATCCGGACTTCGATCTCGTGTCGGTGGGCGAATCGGAACACACGATGGTCGAGGTGCTCGGGACCGGGGGCGATGAAGATCGGCTCGCGCGCATCGCCGGCCTCGCCTCGCGGCGGAACGGCGAGCTGGTCGCGCCCGCACACCGGGAGATGGAACCGGATCTCGACGAGCTACCCTTCCCGTCGTGGGGGCACGTCCCGCTGCGGGCTTACGCCGCGTTTCCCAACTGGAACGGCACCCCCCGCGAGGCCGCTTACGCGCCGATCGTGTCGTCGCGCGGATGCCCATACCACTGCTCGTTCTGCCATAGCATCTTCGGCAAACGCACCCGCCTGCGCTCGGCGCAAAATGTCTTCGACGAGATGGTCTGGCTCGCCGACGCGCACGGCATCCGCGAGTTCCACTTTCTCGACGACATCTTCAACCTCGACGTCGAACGCGCGTCGGCGCTGTGCCGCCTCATCATCGACTCGGGGCGCAAATTCTCGCTGGCGTTTCCCAACGGGCTACGCCCCGACATCATGACGAAAGACCTCGTCGGCCTGCTGCGCGCGGCGGGGACCTACCGCGTGCAATTCGGCTTCGAGAGTTTTTCGCCGCGTCTGCAAAAGGAAACGAAGAAGCACCTCGACATCGAAAAGGCGCTCGACGCGATCCGATGGACCTCGGCGTCGGGCATCATCACCGGCGCTTATTTCATGTTCGGCTTTCCGACGCAGACCCGCGCCGAGGCGCTGGACACGATCGAGAAGGCTGCGGCCTCCCCGCTCGACGTGGCATATTTTTTCAAGGCGACGCCGTATCCCGGCAGCGGATTCTTCGACGCCGTCGCGCACGACGCGTGCGACGGCGGCCCGGCGAAGAGCGCGGCGCCCGGCAGCCTCGACGAATACACCCAGCACCACTTTTTTTCGGTCGACCGCTCGTACGGATTGCTCGACGCGCGGGAGCTCAACGAGTTGATTCTGCTGGCGCAGCGTAAGTTCTATCTCAGAATCGGCAGGCTCTGGCGCGGATTTCGCAAAGCCCACAACAAACGGGCGTTCTTGTCGAATTTGCTGGCGGTGTTTGCGCTAGTGTTGCAGGGCATGATCCTGACGAGCCTGGCCGCGCCGTCCGGGAAGGAGAAGCCGTGAGACGCGTGATGGCGATCATCTACTGCTCGCTGGCGATGCTGATGCCGTGGCGCGTGCGCGTGTGGTTCGGCAGCGTGCTCGCCTATTCGTCGCAGGCGGTCTACGGATTCACGACCTGGCTGGTGCGCACGATCGTGAAGAACTTGCAGCCGAAGAAGGAATCGGCGTGAAGAAACTCGCCGTCATGTACTCGGGGGGCACGGACTCGACCGCGGCGGTGATCCGCGTCGCGCGGGACTTCGACGAGGTCCACCTGCTCACCTACAAACACCGCGGCATCACGCAGGTCGAGAACAGCCACCACAACGTTCCCAAGCTTTCCGAGCTTTTCGGCGACGACAAGTTCGTCCACCGCTATTACGACATCGACCGTCTGCTGCGCGAGGTGAGCTACTCGCGCTACGCGCACTTCGTGGGGCGTTACGGATTCTTCAACCTGGCGACCTGCGGGCTGTGCAAGTTCACGATGCACCTGCGCACGCTGCTGTACTGCCTCGACAACGGCATCACGCACATGATCGACGGCGCGAACCACAACATGTCGCACTTTCCGGCGCAGATGCGCGAGGTGATCGACGAGCTGCGGCGCATGTACGGGCGTTTCGGCGTCGAATACACGAACCCGGTGTTCGAGCTCGACTTCCCCGACAACATCGACTGGTACCACAAGATGTGCCTGCAAAACCTCGCCCGCCGGCCCAAATCGAACACGCCCAAGCCCACCGGCGAGACGGTGACGACCGGCAAAATTCTCCAGGATCACGGCTTTTTCGAGGAGGAGAACATCAAGGGCGAGAAGATCGACCGCAAGGTCCAGCCCCGCTGTTTCCAGTTCGCGCTCCTCAACGTCTTCGCGCTGTCGTACTACATTCCCAAACACGGCATGGACCGGTACAAGGAGATGCTCGCGAAATTCTTCGGCGAGAAGCGCGTGATGTTCGAGGAGGAAGTGGCGGAATACGTGAAGGACCGGCAGCGAAGCCGACTGGCGCGGCTCATCGAAGCGTGACACCCGTTCGAGGTTCGCTCCGCTCCGCGAAATCCGCCCCCGTGCGATGACTCGATCCGTCTCCATCCGCGACCGCATCGCCCGTGCGATGGTTCGTCCCGCGTTCGCGCGGGTGCTCGCCCTCGCGTTCTCGCTGGCGATCCTCGCCGCCGCCGAATTCGCCGCGCGCGCGCTCGTGCCCGTCGCCGAGCTCGACCGCGTATGGTCGATCATCGAGCGCGACTCCGCGCTCATGTGGCGAAACCGTCCGGACCTGCGCACCGAATTCGCCGGCGTGCCCGTGCGCGCTGACCGGCGGGGATTCCGCATCTCGGCCGAACGGCCCGCAGCGATTGACGACCGGCGATCGGACGCGCCGCGCATCGTCTGCCTCGGCGAGTCGCCCACGTTCGGATGGGGGGTGCGTTTCGAGGACGCGTACCCCGCGCGCGTGGAGAAGTTGCTTTCCGAGCGGCTCGGGCGCGCGGTCGAGGTC
Coding sequences within:
- a CDS encoding type II toxin-antitoxin system HicA family toxin → MSRVLKFRELIRILKKHDPRFEIWSGRGKGSHRMLYHPDIDGRAESFPIVFHGANNDLKPYIVKDVIERFRLPKDLFD
- a CDS encoding ABC transporter substrate-binding protein; translated protein: MESGKARPARRTVAFVGLVALAFALAGCATVPTKPSMTDEQVNEIFQKAEAYYRNHFYDKALVLFVQAYEADPKGGFADNALYKIAGTHMRRSEPEKAVVYFAQLQSDFPTSPYAEEALYNLGYCYFQMGDAQRAFDTYKLYLARNSARNKNRARALAAQSLVKLGRAEEAIGYWATAAQSETDAGQVVEILQQVKDTVDREIPGDRLAQVVGDAPEGVVRDYLRYRAGQDAASAGRTDEARTMLGAIDFRRAKYRFYQQARDAQAALGRASGSKPSVTVVAPEGGARDPNMPRPSSDKLVIGVVLPLSGPLSIYGDQALHGILVGVERFGDSPGVPRIEVVIRDSEGDGETAARRVAELAADSRVVAVIGALLVKEAEATASAAEEHEIPLIALSRKEDLLADKAWVVRNAVTFADQARALIRYAKTYQGAGSFGVMHPESEFGQAFADAFEQALAEEDLGSVVTTSYPENTTDWRAQARRVLGAKPDALFIPDNADRVALLAPQLVYFGVKDITLLGPSSWNQDDLAKKAGAYLRRAAIADGFFARAADANVQNFVGMYADKFAETPTLLSALGYDSVGLVARVAASGSTDNRAALRRGLSLIHAWSGATGDTSINAAGECRKSLYILRVGDDAIEEMY
- the bfr gene encoding bacterioferritin, giving the protein MKGDEQVIDALNHALRSEVTAILQYFLHAEMCSDWGYTKLAAFVKKSSIEEMIHAEKLIERILFLEGHPAMAPMAPVNVGRTVPEQFKNDLALEHEAVKTYNGYVKLCSDKGDNVSRDLFLQLVTDEERHVDFLETQLSMVDQLGLPNYLVLQSTPAGAAGAADAGGGGA
- a CDS encoding DnaJ domain-containing protein; the encoded protein is MSARQTKKLPNYYEVLNVGSDATAAEVKDAFHRLALELHPDVNDDPADHERFRLANEAYRVLSDPTQRKTYDTMRLLDLGLPIGRLKEWFDDPIRMQGALNKIATVLAVASGLFRPKRGRDGRDLTIPASIGHADSYAGCERAFDYGREADCDACKGTGFESISTCAHCDGVGRLRSDYFPLVAKRCPRCETRGWIGETRCAACEGKGRVTGAHRVKVRMPAGVTDGYRLRVTGHGEAGSRGGKDGDLIVLVSVESRSDGRRQGNDWTVDHAVDFATAALGGVTHVPLPVGTLALRIPAGSWDGRRLRAPGRGFPDVRGGEAGDVFVTLRIREDTPGDEARRVLIDEYLRTVRSESTAPAGEFRGALERHFGIR
- a CDS encoding B12-binding domain-containing radical SAM protein; its protein translation is MVQAGFDTRAPNTRERVLLVRTYESLKGGGPTPPIGLAYLASSVERQFGSDVDVRVIDSGLLGADDAKRVIAEFAPRWVGLSGMSCEIERMRWFARAAKELAPGAIVIAGGPHATIAWESLLRDPDFDLVSVGESEHTMVEVLGTGGDEDRLARIAGLASRRNGELVAPAHREMEPDLDELPFPSWGHVPLRAYAAFPNWNGTPREAAYAPIVSSRGCPYHCSFCHSIFGKRTRLRSAQNVFDEMVWLADAHGIREFHFLDDIFNLDVERASALCRLIIDSGRKFSLAFPNGLRPDIMTKDLVGLLRAAGTYRVQFGFESFSPRLQKETKKHLDIEKALDAIRWTSASGIITGAYFMFGFPTQTRAEALDTIEKAAASPLDVAYFFKATPYPGSGFFDAVAHDACDGGPAKSAAPGSLDEYTQHHFFSVDRSYGLLDARELNELILLAQRKFYLRIGRLWRGFRKAHNKRAFLSNLLAVFALVLQGMILTSLAAPSGKEKP